In Deinococcus maricopensis DSM 21211, one genomic interval encodes:
- a CDS encoding NTP transferase domain-containing protein yields the protein MSEMWDAVVLGGGDAGDEFAASQGVAVKPLLALGGRPMAAWVLDALRASGRVRRVAYVGPTTPELDARIDVRVTDQGSLLGNLEAGVAALAGEAGRRVMVVTADIPMLTGAELAEVLDAAPNAGLVYPVVTRAACEAAYPGVKRTYARLRDGVFTGGNVFLLDPSLIGRFLPRLRALLAARKNPARLALMIGPGVLVRLLLGRLRIAALEARVGALLGVEARALVTARASVGTDVDKLEDLALARRALGLPDA from the coding sequence ATGAGCGAGATGTGGGATGCGGTGGTGCTGGGCGGCGGGGACGCCGGGGACGAGTTCGCGGCGTCGCAGGGCGTGGCGGTCAAGCCGCTCCTGGCGTTGGGGGGGCGGCCGATGGCGGCGTGGGTGCTGGACGCGCTGCGCGCGAGCGGGCGGGTGCGGCGGGTGGCGTACGTTGGCCCGACGACGCCGGAGCTGGACGCGCGGATTGACGTGCGCGTGACGGATCAGGGGAGCCTGCTGGGGAACCTGGAGGCGGGCGTCGCGGCGCTCGCGGGCGAGGCTGGGCGGCGCGTGATGGTCGTGACGGCGGATATCCCGATGTTGACGGGTGCGGAACTGGCGGAGGTGCTGGACGCCGCGCCGAACGCGGGGCTGGTGTATCCGGTGGTGACGCGCGCGGCGTGCGAGGCGGCGTACCCGGGGGTGAAGCGGACGTACGCGCGCCTGCGGGACGGGGTGTTCACGGGGGGGAACGTGTTTCTGCTGGATCCGTCGCTGATCGGGCGGTTCCTGCCGCGCCTTCGGGCGTTGCTGGCGGCGCGGAAGAATCCGGCGCGGTTGGCGCTGATGATCGGGCCGGGGGTGCTGGTGCGGCTGCTGTTGGGGCGCTTGAGGATCGCGGCGTTGGAGGCGCGGGTGGGGGCGCTGCTGGGCGTGGAGGCGCGGGCGCTGGTGACGGCGCGCGCGTCGGTGGGGACGGACGTGGATAAGCTGGAGGATCTGGCGTTGGCGCGGCGGGCGCTGGGGTTGCCGGACGCCTGA
- a CDS encoding response regulator transcription factor, protein MLAQILVVEDDPHLGPLLKEYLSADYQVHHAATLKDAQAWLGTHSAQLILLDLNLPDGDGLDLVQALRQYSSTPVLVLSARSNVQERVAGLNAGADDYLTKPFAMPELDARISALLRRTAAGTGVNLGNTSLSTSSLTLTAGEQSTALTEHEARILELMMRTPDRVFSRADIESHLYGWETPNSNSVEVRISQLRKKLEQVGSDLRVRTIRNVGYVLQS, encoded by the coding sequence ATGCTCGCTCAGATTCTCGTCGTCGAAGACGATCCCCACCTCGGCCCGCTCCTCAAGGAGTACCTCAGCGCCGACTACCAGGTGCACCACGCCGCCACCCTCAAAGACGCCCAGGCGTGGCTCGGCACGCACAGCGCCCAGCTGATCCTGCTCGACTTGAACCTCCCCGACGGCGACGGCCTCGACCTCGTGCAGGCCCTCCGCCAGTACAGCAGCACCCCCGTCCTCGTCCTCAGCGCCCGCTCGAACGTCCAGGAACGCGTCGCCGGCCTCAACGCCGGCGCGGACGACTACCTCACCAAACCGTTCGCCATGCCGGAACTCGACGCGCGCATCAGCGCCCTGCTGCGCCGCACCGCCGCCGGCACCGGCGTGAACCTCGGCAACACCAGCCTCTCCACCAGCAGCCTCACCCTCACCGCCGGCGAGCAGAGCACCGCCCTCACCGAACACGAAGCGCGCATCCTCGAACTCATGATGCGCACCCCCGACCGCGTGTTCAGCCGCGCCGACATCGAATCGCACCTGTACGGCTGGGAAACGCCGAACAGCAACAGCGTCGAAGTGCGCATCTCGCAACTCCGCAAGAAACTCGAGCAGGTCGGCAGTGACCTGCGCGTCCGGACGATCCGCAACGTCGGCTACGTCCTGCAATCCTGA
- a CDS encoding sensor histidine kinase, whose amino-acid sequence MRTPAWTHSLRFRLALAYTLTAFLLLALVAGGLTFLLLRQLDNAFTARLNERADTIAENFNDPIKALQSGAGLPSSGGTLVMLIDAKGKITAASSALKNAENTQFSAPTRGSYVEDDLPLRVTTRPLKFFGGQQSGLIWVALPETELIATRQTTLQTLTLALILTPLAMLLTGLLLGRHHLRGLGQAARVAGRLDPSSSISAIPLPKRRDEVYDLLDAINRLLARIDAQQAREKQLLGQIVHELGAPLTVLRASLDRAAQRTGDHEVRRAALVADELTFTTQDLMQLARGQLELKLAWHLIPARTLRDRLDRLVPDVRFLGHWNGMILCDPDRLTQALRNLLANARRAAGPDGTVEINLEDTPTLMRFTVCDNGPGLPEHLAEKIFEPFVSGSGSSGLGLSVARQIAELHGGTLTGGNRRDGGAQFTLTLPALDLSEDDDIDEDAA is encoded by the coding sequence GTGCGCACCCCCGCCTGGACGCACAGCCTCCGCTTCCGCCTTGCCCTCGCCTACACCCTCACCGCCTTCCTGCTGCTCGCGCTCGTCGCGGGCGGCTTGACGTTTCTGCTGCTCCGACAGCTCGACAACGCCTTCACCGCCCGCCTCAACGAACGCGCCGACACCATCGCCGAGAACTTCAACGACCCCATCAAAGCCCTCCAGAGCGGCGCCGGCCTCCCCTCCAGCGGCGGCACCCTCGTGATGCTCATCGACGCCAAGGGCAAAATCACCGCCGCGTCCAGCGCCCTCAAAAACGCCGAGAACACCCAATTCTCCGCGCCCACCCGCGGCAGCTACGTCGAAGACGACCTCCCCCTGCGCGTCACCACCCGCCCCCTCAAATTCTTCGGCGGGCAGCAAAGCGGCCTGATCTGGGTGGCCCTCCCCGAAACTGAACTCATCGCCACCCGCCAGACCACCCTGCAGACCCTCACGCTCGCGCTGATCCTCACGCCGCTCGCCATGCTCCTCACCGGCCTGCTGCTCGGCCGCCACCACCTGCGCGGCCTCGGGCAGGCCGCGCGCGTCGCCGGCCGCCTCGACCCCAGCAGCAGCATCTCCGCCATCCCCCTCCCCAAACGCCGCGACGAAGTGTACGACCTGCTCGACGCCATCAACCGCCTGCTCGCCCGCATCGACGCGCAGCAAGCGCGCGAAAAGCAACTCCTCGGCCAGATCGTCCACGAACTCGGCGCGCCCCTCACCGTCCTCCGCGCCTCCCTGGACCGCGCCGCGCAGCGCACCGGCGACCACGAAGTGCGCCGCGCCGCCCTCGTCGCCGACGAACTCACCTTCACCACCCAGGACCTCATGCAGCTCGCGCGCGGCCAGCTGGAACTCAAACTCGCGTGGCACCTCATCCCCGCGCGCACGCTCCGCGACCGCCTCGACCGCCTCGTCCCCGACGTACGCTTCCTCGGCCACTGGAACGGCATGATCCTCTGCGACCCCGACCGCCTCACCCAGGCGCTCCGGAACCTCCTCGCGAACGCCCGCCGCGCCGCCGGCCCCGACGGCACCGTCGAAATCAACCTGGAGGACACCCCCACCCTCATGCGCTTCACCGTCTGCGACAACGGCCCCGGCCTGCCCGAACACCTCGCCGAGAAGATCTTCGAACCGTTCGTGAGCGGCAGCGGCTCCAGCGGCCTCGGCCTGAGCGTCGCCCGACAGATCGCCGAACTGCACGGCGGCACCCTCACCGGCGGGAACCGCCGCGACGGCGGCGCGCAATTCACCCTCACCCTTCCCGCCCTCGACCTCAGTGAGGACGACGACATTGACGAGGACGCCGCATGA
- a CDS encoding YkvA family protein yields the protein MITRFRSVWRDALALLLAAGDRRTPGGSRLIALLALVYAASPVDLIPDVLPVLGVTDDLLVVPAILAFAARTLPAPVLAESRERVNRLRRRLPWLLPFVVAGFVLIVCLIGYAFWNALQQGHA from the coding sequence ATGATCACGCGCTTCCGCAGCGTCTGGCGCGACGCGCTCGCCCTGCTCCTCGCCGCCGGGGACCGCCGCACACCCGGCGGCTCCCGCCTGATCGCCCTCCTGGCCCTCGTGTACGCCGCGTCCCCCGTGGACCTCATTCCGGACGTCCTGCCCGTGCTGGGCGTCACCGACGACCTGCTGGTCGTACCCGCCATCCTCGCGTTCGCGGCGCGCACCCTCCCGGCACCCGTCCTCGCAGAATCACGCGAACGCGTCAATCGCCTGCGCCGACGCCTCCCCTGGCTCCTGCCGTTCGTGGTTGCTGGATTCGTGCTGATCGTGTGCCTGATCGGCTACGCGTTCTGGAATGCGCTCCAGCAGGGTCACGCCTGA